Genomic window (Cololabis saira isolate AMF1-May2022 chromosome 10, fColSai1.1, whole genome shotgun sequence):
agaatattttatgaaatcaataaacaattccatcatcaaaattataacaaataaaggtttaacatatcttgctttgcatgtaataagactaggtaatatattagtttcaccttttaagttgaattgttgaaataaattaacttttacaccatattctagttgaattattgaaataaattaacttttacaccatattctagttgaattattgaaataaattaacttttacaccatattcttcacctgtagactatattatacatctgggctgatgtggacatacatagcataggaggctatttcatttgctagcatggttgtctgtctctacaatcatgcaagttcaatgctattaaagcactttaaactttaaatcaaagcattttgttttttcatataaaataaactaatTTCTGTGCAGTTTTTTTGGCGCttgcgctgctgaaattggggcgtcccttatttctatttctgaaaggtggcaaccctagttgttTCATTATCTTCTAAAacttgtgtaaatacattctgaataatttgaatgagagaagttgtttgtgtttattattatctCCATCCAGGTCCCTCCTAAAGAGAACCCCAACATTTTCACCTCTGCTACGTCCAACACCAACTTAACCTCTGACTCCTGACCTTAACCTCTAACCCCAACTgtaacctctaaccctaaccaggACCCGGGTCAGGGACCAGCTCCAGgttcagattcaggtccaggtacaggtccaggaccaggaccagatccaggaccaggttcaggaccaggaccagctccAGGTTCAGGTTTTATGCAGAAACACCTAAAAAGAAGGGAAATTCCCAACTTCGTAGAATTTAGTTTTTAAGGCATCAGTTTCATTTTTCTGGTTTTTGATCTTGACACTATTTAAACCACAAGATGACAGAGACGATCAGAACAGCTGCAGACACCGGAGGAACCAGATctaccgggaccaggacccccagcagaaccagaaccacaagAACCACCAGAACCACCAGAATCTTAAGAGCCTGCAGGATCTCCAGAGCTCCAGAACCTCATCCAGGAGCCTCCAGACCTCCATCAtcttcagaacctccagaaccagaacacccctcaggacctccaggacctccagaacctccaggacCCTGGTGGCTTAATCAGGTAGGAAACTCTTCCCGGGAGACCCAGGTCCGGGTTTGTGGGTCAGAACCAGGAACCCTGCCTTTAACTCCATCTGGGTTCTGAGGTGGACTATAGTGGCCTCTGGTTTTGGGCCTGAACCGGGCCTGAACTGGGCCTGAAACGGGGCCACCGgagctggtcctggacctggacctggaccaggaccaggaccagttcTGGTTCAGTTAGGTTTCGTTTCAGTGTAGCCTGAAGAATTCGGGAACCGCTGATCTGCTGACTCACTCCGAATCTTCAACGCTAACTTTCTCATCTCATCTACATCTGAAACTTATCGAGATGATTATTTTTCCTCTTCTCAAAGTTTCCGTCCGACGTCTTTGATTCGCTCGTCCTGGACCCGGTCTGTCAGGAACCACCGACCAGCTCCACTTTCAGCTTTGTGTCTCAACTGAAATCAGAAACTCAAGAAACAttaatatcattattattattattataattataattataataataataataataataataataataattattattattattattattattattattattattattattattattattattattattattattattatcatcatgttCGGGAACCATCGAGCTGCTGACTCACTCCAAATCTTCAACGCTAACTTTCCGTTTTCTCGTCTACATCTGAAACTTATCGAGATGATTATTTTTCCTCTCCTCAAAGTTTCCGTCCGACGTCTCTGATTCGCTCGTGGAACCGTTTCCTTCGTAACCGAGAACTCCGTCGTTTATAAACCGTGTGGACTCCCGACCCGCTCAGAACCTCTGCAGCTTCTCCACCCGACTGGCAGGTGAGCCGcacctctgtgatgtcacttcctgtttcaggGGAACCTGGGACCGGacctccaggaccaggatcagggcCCCCCTAGATGGCCCTGaacctggtccaggaccaggaccaggtccaggtccaggtccaggcccAGGTTCAggcccaggtccaggtccaggcccAGGTTCAggcccaggtccaggtccaggcccAGGTTCAggcccaggtccaggtccaggcccAGGTTCAGGCCCAGGTTCAGGATCAGGTTCAGCTTCAGAAACCCCTGACACGGCAGAACCTCCTCTGATGTGACCAGACTTGCAGTGCTGGACGAGATCCAGGTTCTGGTCCTGAACCTGGACCagatccgggtccaggtccaggtccaggaaccaggaccaggaccaggtccaggttcagctTCAGAAACCCCTGACACGGCAGAACCTCCTCTGATGTGACCAGACTTGCAGTGCTGGACCCGGTCCAGGTTCAAGTTCAGGCCCTGACTCACCCTCCGAGGCGTCTGATTGGCTGATCTGCTCCGTTCTGCAGGATCTTACCTGAACATCACCTGAAGCTCCGGCTCACAGAGACTCAGTGGgacccagaaccaggaccagaaccaggaccagaccaggaccaggatcatgaaACCCTCCTccgtcctgctcctcctccagctctgctgCCTCCAGGTGGCGGTCCTGGTCTCCAGGTCCACCTGCCGGCTCCCGGAGACCCTGGTCCAGGAGACCCACCACCGGCTCCGAGACCTGGTAagttctggacctggaccagacccagaaccagacccagaaccagaacctgaaccagatCTCTGCTCCCTGTCCCACAGGGGGGGTCCATCCCGAACCACTGCAAGACCCAGACGGACCAGATCCACTTCCCCGAGTCCATCCTCTCACATGGCGCCCGCCGTCTCCCTCAGGTAagaaagcagcaagacacaattaaacagtaaaaaacaaataaaatgataagaaaagaggtaaaataataaaaattaaaagcggcaagacacaattaaacagtaaataaccaataaaatgaaataaaatgataagaaaagaggtaaaataataaaaagcacaagttgttataagggcagtagagtacagcaggtacatctcattcttacaatggcaagaattacgtttctatacggtcaaaacgtacaaagaccaggtcaaatacagtattacaaaagtaatctgtaacaattcgtacagtgaattaaaccaatttgacaattctatgccacaatgcctgtttccaggtctttgaGAGGAAAGTGGAGTAGAACAGAATAGTAACGCTACAAAAGATGCATATTTTTACTGGAAATATATGTTGTGGAACCGTGAAAATCATCATAAAATGTAAAACGGTATCAGACACCAACATTTCTGAGCAGGATTCTTCTTTAATGCAGGCATTATAATCACTTTAGATGATCAAGATGACACTATGACATCCCATAAACAACAAATGAACAGAAACGTgacaaaatgaatcaataatcCCAGCAAAAGTGACGACGCTCATTAAAACAAGGATAAACTTCATGGCCTAGATGATGTTTTACTGCATATTGGAATGTTTCATGTATggtttttttgctttaagataatgatttacatgtacggtaaagtttaatgtaggtTTGTCATGTTAtttcgtttttctttctttatcttataacaatttgtacggtgagttaaaccaatttgacaattctatgccacaatgcctgtttccaggtcttatttcaaacaactgacgagaattaagtttctatacggtcaaaacgtacaaagaccgggtcaaatacagtattagaaagtaatctgtaacaattcgtacagtgAGTTAaaacaatttgacaattctacgtcacaatgcctgcattcagggcttatccataactttgcgcagtttttaaaaagtatttaatgtaagagtacgcttaaataacaaataaaattaaataaagtgataagaaaagaggtaaaataataaaaagcacaagttgttaaaaaataagggcagtagagtgcagctggtaagtatttaatttaggagtacgcttcagtaaacagtaatgtttttagccctgatttaaaggagctgactgATAGTAGAGATGCTAATGAtcgattaattcattaattgatGACCTTATCAATCGATTAATGATTAAGtgataaggcaaggcaagtttatatgtacagcacaattcaacacaaggcaattcaaagtgctttacatcaacattaaaagcagcaagacacaattaaacagtaaataaaaacagcaaataaaatgaaattgaattgaattgaattgaaattttattttgaacatgaaacagtagtcaaaacaaaacaaaacaatggtaatcaataataaataaatgtaaatgagaaaacaaaatgacaaaaatatgaataaaaacatgcattcatcataattaacatgctcgaaaaggaggaggaagaagtaaaaacgtattaaatcctaccccctaaactctatttcattataatcaaaatgtatttaatttctatacaaaaaacaaaagatatatatatatatatatttatatatatatatatatatatatatatatatatatatatatatatatatatatatatttatttatatatatatatatatatatatatatatatatatatatatatatatatatatatatatatatatatatttatatttatatatatatatatatatatatatatatatatatatatatatatatatatatatatatatatatttatttatatatatatataataagatcatataataatatattcataatttataataataacaatatagtAAGAGTTATAAGTAGCAGCAAATGAACAGAAAAGAGAGGGATTTGTGAGATGAATCAGCTCTGGATGTTTCGTGTTTTCATAGGATGAGATGTTATTTTTCAAAGCAGAGCAGCcctgttcatgtgttcatgtcccTGTTCATGTCcctgttcatgtgttcatgtccctgttcatgtgttcatgtccctgttcatgtgttcatgtccctgttcatgtgttcatgtccctgttcatgtgttcatgtccctgttcatgtgttcatgtccctgttcatgtgttcatgtccctgttcatgtgttcatgtcccTGTTCATGTGCTCATGTCCCTGCAGTGCCGCTGGACCTCCATGCTGGTGTACGGGGCCCTGCAGGGGGCCCAGCTGGTCTTCGACGACTACGTGGTACCTGAGGGGGAAGGGGGCGTCTCCTGGGACtcccagaacctggacctgtaCCAGAACGTCCAGTACCGGCTGGTGGAGGACCACCCCTGTGTGAGTacagaaccaggacctgaaccaggacctgaaccTGAGCTGGTCTAGATATATACAGAGGTTCATTCCTGTTTCTCTCTGCAGCTGAACAACACCGAGGCATCGGCCGCTTTAGCGCCGTACTTCAGCAACGTGACGGCGCTGATCGCACAGCAggtagtttattattattattattattattattattattattattattattattattattattattattagtagtagtagtagtagtagtagtagtagtagtagtagtagtagtagtagtagtatcatcatcatcatcatcatcattattattattaaacattattattattattattgacatcatcattattattattattattattattattattattattattattattattattattattattattattattattattattattatataaatgtGCTAGCATGTGTTGGGATGGGATGGGATGGGATGTGAACTTTAGTCTGTAAAGAAAATGTCAACAGAATCAACAATGAGTGAAAATACAGGatcaattgtaaaaaaaaaaaagttgatcaaCAGAAGTAaccttcatgttttaaattttagacagttttcttttattttgattgCACTGTTGAGCATGTCAGTCACCTGTGTGGACCAATCAGAGCTAAGGGGCGTGTCTCTCTGTTACAGGACAGCGCAGCCTGTGGCTGGCAGGTTCTGAGGACTGATCTGCTCTGGGTCCTAAAGTCCACCCTCCACAACCGCAGGGAGTGCTTCAACCGGACCAAGGCCCAGTAGAACCAGAGCCTGATGTGGACCAGAACCACGTGACTCCCCAGTGCCCATAGCCGCGCCCACAAAACACACCAGCATCACGACATCCACAAAtgttttttcactcaaaaatcaACATGTTTACAACAGTACTGACGTAAGGTCGTATTTTATTTGTtctaatgtttatttatttaactatttatttactatttatttatctatttattatttatttatttgtttgtttatttatttatttatttgactatttaataatttatttacaTTGACAAATTTACTTGAATGATGATAAATGAGCAAAAACcaaaaatgtatacattttgtatttttaaagtgtaattttgttaatctgttgttgtTATTCTACGATGTCCAGGTTTGTGTGGGGATTTTCCTCCTTTAGTTCTGTAAGGTTATTATCCTGAAAATAAAGAacatgtttaaaatgtaataGCAGGAGTATTTTATATTAGATAAGCGTATATGATTTATATTTCATGTTGTTTGTATTTAATTAAAGCATCATTAAATCTTACCAGTTTCATGTCTCGTACAACACATCAGTAAACATCAGTAAAACTCAGTTAAGATCAGTCAAACTTCAGTAAACATCAGTAAACTTCAGTAAACATCAGTAAACTTCAGTaaacatcagtcaaacatcagtAAAACATCATTAAACTTCAGTCAAACATTCATTTACTGATGTAAACATGAGTAAGCACGGCCGTTGTGACTCACGGTTCCAACTGTTTCTATTTTAGTCAGGAATTGCATTGTCAGCACAAACCGCCTGAGCCTCCGGTTGGTGGAGGATTAATCATGAGGATAATTAGTCATCCTGGTGATCAATTATCCTGATGATTAATGGTGTTATTAGTCTGTGGTGAAGAAGCTGCTGAAGAGTTTCTGTCTCCACCTCCTTCATCAACTTTCAGCTCCTGCAGCGTTTCTGTCCACTTCTGCTTTAAATACTCAAACCTCATCAGGGCCGACCAGGGGCCGACCAGGGGCCGACCAGGGGCCCACAAAGGGCTGACCAGGGGCCGACAGGGGCCAACAAAGGGCCGACAGAGGGCCCACAAAGGGCTGA
Coding sequences:
- the ifnphi3 gene encoding interferon phi 3; protein product: MKPSSVLLLLQLCCLQVAVLVSRSTCRLPETLVQETHHRLRDLGGSIPNHCKTQTDQIHFPESILSHGARRLPQCRWTSMLVYGALQGAQLVFDDYVVPEGEGGVSWDSQNLDLYQNVQYRLVEDHPCLNNTEASAALAPYFSNVTALIAQQDSAACGWQVLRTDLLWVLKSTLHNRRECFNRTKAQ